The following proteins come from a genomic window of Halomarina ordinaria:
- a CDS encoding CBS domain-containing protein: MDIADIATREFVEVDGEKRLSKVRSIFEHENPKGVIVTNDGGYKGVITQQQLLQSHVEDDMKAAAMTKSAPKVDRTTDVREVARMLVEGDTKVAPVFEGDGLWGIVTADAILEAVVENLSVLTVDQIFTKDIVTVTEDTHVGRAINLLRENGVSRLPVVNENGRLTGMVTTHDIVDVVVRNMDKPTQGDRAGDIERILDIPVYDVMASPVTTIDIESTVDEAVELMFEMDYAGLVVTPEYDDSLPAGILTKTDVLRALTYTEEEHMDVQITNIDLLDTLTRDEIRQSIESVVEKYQRMSVQHAHVRFHRHKEKLRGTPLIQCQIRLRTSHGQVAGSGEGYGAESAFRVALDRLERNVIEMKGIESDEQYRGQLLRKLNEL; the protein is encoded by the coding sequence ATGGACATCGCAGACATCGCGACCCGGGAGTTCGTCGAGGTGGACGGAGAAAAACGCCTCTCCAAGGTTCGTTCGATATTCGAACACGAGAACCCGAAGGGCGTCATCGTCACCAACGACGGCGGGTACAAGGGCGTCATCACCCAGCAGCAGTTGCTTCAGTCGCACGTCGAAGACGACATGAAGGCCGCGGCGATGACGAAGTCCGCGCCGAAAGTAGACCGAACTACCGACGTCCGCGAGGTCGCGCGCATGCTCGTCGAGGGCGACACGAAGGTCGCCCCCGTCTTCGAGGGCGACGGGCTCTGGGGCATCGTCACCGCCGACGCCATCCTGGAGGCCGTCGTCGAGAACCTCTCGGTGCTCACCGTCGACCAGATATTCACCAAGGACATCGTCACCGTCACGGAGGACACCCACGTCGGTCGGGCCATCAACCTCCTGCGCGAGAACGGCGTCTCCCGGCTCCCCGTGGTCAACGAGAACGGCCGCCTGACGGGGATGGTGACCACCCACGACATCGTCGACGTCGTCGTCCGTAACATGGACAAGCCGACGCAGGGCGACCGGGCGGGCGACATCGAGCGCATCCTCGACATCCCGGTGTACGACGTGATGGCCAGCCCCGTGACGACCATCGACATCGAGTCGACGGTCGACGAGGCGGTCGAGCTCATGTTCGAGATGGACTACGCCGGCCTCGTCGTCACCCCCGAGTACGACGACAGCCTCCCGGCGGGCATCCTCACCAAGACGGACGTCCTCCGCGCGCTCACCTACACCGAGGAGGAGCACATGGACGTCCAGATAACGAACATCGACCTGCTCGACACGCTCACCCGCGACGAGATACGCCAGAGCATCGAGTCGGTCGTCGAGAAGTACCAGCGGATGTCCGTCCAGCACGCCCACGTGCGGTTCCACCGCCACAAGGAGAAACTCCGCGGCACGCCCCTCATCCAGTGCCAGATCCGCCTCCGGACCAGCCACGGGCAGGTCGCCGGCTCCGGCGAGGGCTACGGCGCCGAGTCCGCCTTCCGCGTCGCGCTCGACCGCCTCGAACGCAACGTCATCGAGATGAAGGGCATCGAGAGCGACGAGCAGTACCGCGGCCAGCTCCTCCGGAAGCTCAACGAGCTGTAG
- a CDS encoding metal-dependent hydrolase, with product MPSLVVHVALGLVLGAALLGRGFTWRAALAVLVVTVLPDLDALAGLYIPGAHRALLHTLVVPLALAAALLVDTHLRREGVVAGRFGARGVRLAWACVLVYVLAGIGLDLTNGGVNVLYPVHDQFYELDGAIAYSTERGLVQTFTLPPGAEPGTIAGTIYVASDADTEDGGASGFGSSDEVHVGSAIDPTPGPESPGTERVFPLVRSGWELLLLVSGVVVLAGRRLLRTYGTVRPEVVTPDPAD from the coding sequence ATGCCTTCGTTGGTGGTACACGTCGCGCTGGGACTGGTACTCGGGGCGGCCCTGCTGGGCCGTGGATTCACGTGGCGGGCCGCGCTCGCGGTGCTCGTGGTGACGGTGCTTCCCGACCTCGACGCCCTCGCGGGCCTCTACATCCCCGGGGCCCACCGGGCGCTGTTACACACGCTCGTCGTCCCGCTCGCGCTCGCCGCCGCCCTCCTCGTGGACACCCACCTCCGACGGGAGGGGGTCGTCGCCGGACGCTTCGGCGCACGAGGGGTTCGACTGGCGTGGGCCTGCGTGCTCGTCTACGTCCTCGCCGGCATCGGCCTCGACCTCACCAACGGCGGGGTGAACGTGCTCTACCCCGTCCACGACCAGTTCTACGAACTCGACGGCGCCATCGCCTACTCGACCGAACGGGGCCTCGTCCAGACGTTCACGCTCCCGCCCGGAGCCGAACCGGGGACCATCGCGGGCACCATCTACGTCGCCAGCGACGCCGACACCGAGGACGGCGGCGCCAGCGGGTTCGGCTCCTCGGACGAGGTCCACGTCGGCAGCGCCATCGACCCGACCCCGGGGCCGGAGTCGCCGGGGACCGAGCGCGTGTTCCCCCTCGTCCGCTCGGGGTGGGAACTGCTCCTGCTGGTCTCGGGAGTCGTGGTACTCGCCGGCCGACGCCTGTTGCGTACCTACGGCACCGTCCGCCCGGAGGTGGTCACGCCGGACCCGGCCGACTGA
- a CDS encoding GNAT family N-acetyltransferase produces the protein MDDSTDATVRPYDHDADWPALWSLKRAFERELGSADDEKAARYEGKLTDDYRAGYREWVADCVRRDPGCVLVADDDGPVGYCFLLPADLAYIWDAAVVNELYLAPEYRGSGLADDLFEAALAHAAEQSLPLDRVVLDVDPENERAARFYERFDFEPWAELVARSVGGTKRSRR, from the coding sequence ATGGACGATTCGACCGACGCGACCGTCAGACCTTACGACCACGACGCCGACTGGCCCGCCCTCTGGTCACTGAAACGCGCCTTCGAGCGCGAACTCGGGAGCGCCGACGACGAGAAGGCCGCCCGCTACGAGGGGAAACTCACCGACGACTACCGCGCCGGCTACCGCGAGTGGGTCGCCGACTGCGTCCGTCGGGACCCCGGGTGCGTCCTCGTCGCCGACGACGACGGCCCCGTGGGATACTGCTTCCTCCTCCCCGCCGACCTCGCCTACATCTGGGACGCCGCCGTCGTCAACGAACTCTACCTCGCGCCCGAGTACCGAGGGAGCGGCCTCGCGGACGACCTGTTCGAGGCGGCGCTCGCGCACGCGGCCGAGCAGTCCCTCCCCCTCGACCGAGTCGTCCTCGACGTCGACCCGGAGAACGAGCGCGCCGCCCGGTTCTACGAGCGCTTCGACTTCGAGCCGTGGGCGGAGCTGGTCGCCCGGTCGGTCGGCGGGACGAAGCGTTCGAGGAGGTAA
- a CDS encoding GNAT family N-acetyltransferase: MFPETIETDRLSLERLTTDDVLDLYEHARAGAPHIDEITRHVNWDPHETPGETHEFVAAMEEGWDERTHATYVVRTREGEPLAGDLGGTTGLEFDWDRRRAGLGLWLRKPLWGRGYSGERAGALLALAFERLDLDLVYVTHDPENDASRRAIEKYVERFGGRREGTVRNALQYASGRVADEVRYSISGAEYRASVE; this comes from the coding sequence GTGTTCCCCGAGACCATCGAGACCGACCGGCTCAGCCTCGAACGCCTCACGACCGACGACGTGCTCGACCTGTACGAGCACGCGCGCGCCGGCGCGCCCCACATCGACGAGATAACGCGTCACGTCAACTGGGACCCCCACGAGACGCCCGGCGAGACCCACGAGTTCGTCGCCGCGATGGAGGAGGGGTGGGACGAACGAACCCACGCGACGTACGTCGTTCGCACGCGCGAGGGCGAACCGCTCGCGGGCGACCTCGGCGGCACGACCGGCCTCGAGTTCGACTGGGACCGTCGCAGGGCGGGCCTCGGCCTGTGGCTCCGGAAGCCGCTGTGGGGACGGGGGTACTCGGGCGAGCGCGCCGGCGCCCTCCTCGCCCTCGCCTTCGAGCGCCTCGACCTCGACCTGGTGTACGTGACCCACGACCCCGAGAACGACGCCTCGCGCCGCGCCATCGAGAAGTACGTCGAGCGTTTCGGCGGCCGGCGCGAGGGGACGGTGCGAAACGCCCTCCAGTACGCCTCGGGGCGGGTCGCCGACGAGGTGCGCTACAGCATCTCGGGGGCGGAGTACCGCGCGAGCGTCGAGTGA
- a CDS encoding lycopene cyclase domain-containing protein, which translates to MVDISVFGPYTYLVTELLWGVVAVALVSYADAWREAARTTLVLYPAAYVWDWYTLHVGVFEIPLRTGVDLLGIPVEEHIFMLLIPTMVVGAHETLAKVLDDPDDR; encoded by the coding sequence ATGGTGGACATCTCCGTCTTCGGCCCCTACACGTACCTCGTGACCGAACTCCTCTGGGGCGTCGTCGCCGTCGCGCTCGTGTCCTACGCGGACGCCTGGCGCGAGGCCGCCCGGACCACGCTCGTCCTCTACCCCGCCGCCTACGTCTGGGACTGGTATACCCTCCACGTCGGCGTCTTCGAAATCCCGCTCCGGACCGGCGTCGACCTGCTCGGCATCCCCGTCGAGGAGCACATCTTCATGCTGCTCATCCCGACGATGGTCGTCGGCGCGCACGAGACGCTCGCGAAGGTCCTCGACGACCCCGACGACCGGTAA
- a CDS encoding asparaginase yields the protein MSGEKPSTRAAEDEKSGSFMPNRREFLKLAGVAGGAGLLAGSAAADPEGSQLTERDLPAEGDRPTIRVVGTGGTIASSQEAAEDGGYSLANQAEAIVAAVPELEYFVNVDFVQVAQKGSSSLLVEDYVAVAKEAMRAEADGVDGVIVTHGTDAIEEDAFFNDLVLDLDIPVAFVGAMRPSDATSADGPANLLTAVRMLTRTEFHLDDEPCGVYVVLNDTIHAARDVTKTWTTKVETFESGPAGPIGYFTDNELVLYREPGSYSANLSHCDLDAVPDMTVPIVTHGAGAESYTLEQAVAGDYHVDGAVVLATGFGGGVSPAITEATEAALEAGIPVARSTRVHWAPLNPGYDDDRTGDIVVMEDLPAWKARLHVMVALTMTGSYPGLSSDLEVVRKTMEDNKYGIAVPAPSTLG from the coding sequence ATGTCAGGCGAAAAACCGAGCACTCGGGCAGCAGAAGACGAGAAAAGTGGCAGTTTCATGCCGAACAGGAGAGAATTTCTGAAACTTGCGGGAGTGGCTGGCGGCGCCGGCTTGCTGGCGGGTTCGGCGGCGGCGGACCCGGAGGGGAGTCAGCTCACCGAACGGGACCTCCCGGCGGAGGGCGACCGGCCCACCATCCGGGTCGTCGGCACCGGGGGGACCATCGCGAGTTCGCAGGAGGCGGCCGAGGACGGCGGCTACTCCCTCGCCAACCAGGCCGAGGCCATCGTGGCGGCGGTCCCCGAACTGGAGTACTTCGTGAACGTCGACTTCGTGCAGGTCGCCCAGAAGGGGAGTTCGAGCCTGCTGGTCGAGGACTACGTCGCGGTGGCGAAGGAGGCGATGCGCGCCGAGGCCGACGGCGTCGACGGCGTCATCGTCACCCACGGGACCGACGCCATCGAGGAGGACGCGTTCTTCAACGACCTGGTGCTCGACCTCGACATCCCGGTGGCGTTCGTCGGGGCGATGCGGCCCTCCGACGCGACGAGCGCCGACGGCCCGGCGAACCTGCTCACGGCCGTCAGGATGCTCACCCGGACGGAGTTCCACCTGGACGACGAACCCTGTGGGGTCTACGTCGTCCTGAACGACACCATCCACGCGGCGCGCGACGTGACCAAGACGTGGACGACGAAGGTCGAGACGTTCGAGTCCGGGCCGGCCGGTCCCATCGGTTACTTCACCGACAACGAACTCGTGCTCTACCGCGAACCGGGTAGTTACTCCGCGAACCTCTCGCACTGCGACCTGGACGCCGTCCCCGACATGACCGTCCCCATCGTCACGCACGGGGCGGGCGCGGAGTCGTACACCCTCGAGCAGGCGGTCGCCGGCGACTACCACGTCGACGGGGCCGTCGTACTCGCGACGGGCTTCGGCGGCGGCGTCTCGCCGGCCATCACGGAGGCGACGGAGGCCGCCCTGGAGGCGGGGATTCCCGTCGCCCGCAGCACGCGCGTCCACTGGGCGCCGCTGAACCCGGGGTACGACGACGACCGGACGGGTGACATCGTCGTCATGGAGGACCTGCCCGCGTGGAAGGCGCGGTTACACGTGATGGTCGCGCTGACGATGACCGGCTCCTACCCCGGCCTCTCGAGCGACCTCGAGGTGGTCCGGAAGACGATGGAGGACAACAAGTACGGCATCGCGGTCCCGGCGCCGTCGACGCTCGGCTGA